One window from the genome of Crateriforma spongiae encodes:
- a CDS encoding DUF1559 domain-containing protein produces the protein MRQKRAGFTLVELLVVIAIIGVLVGLLLPAVQSAREAARRMSCSNNAKQIGLALHNYHSAFKQFPVHRAGTTGKKGYNANWAELSAYSTDQHNYRRLSMLVGLLPFIEQQPLWDTISNPVSVQFNGNAAPNGAYPAMGPTPWRGQYTPWRTLISSFNCPSDSGPAVTYGTTNYGACLGDVAGGLGWANPPKEVKRGMFLSATVTRFRDVVDGTANTIAVAEITNSLGDRGVSGGGAYDIGGDVRLNPQECADQIDPLRPKFFAPGVMLFGYSGSLGKWGDAGRGNKWMDGGGNTCSVNTILPPNSPSCSRDGNDAGDGIWTAGSYHPGGCHVVMGDGSVHFVSEAIDAGDSTVATVGPPGWNGSPAGSPSPYGVWGGLGTRNGREQVSIDDL, from the coding sequence ATGCGTCAAAAACGTGCGGGCTTTACGCTCGTGGAGCTGCTGGTCGTGATCGCGATCATCGGCGTCCTTGTCGGCCTACTTCTTCCCGCGGTTCAGTCGGCTCGCGAAGCCGCCCGCCGCATGTCGTGCAGCAACAACGCCAAGCAAATTGGCTTGGCGTTGCACAACTACCACAGTGCGTTCAAGCAGTTCCCGGTTCACCGCGCCGGCACCACCGGCAAGAAGGGCTATAACGCCAACTGGGCCGAGCTGAGTGCTTATTCGACCGATCAGCACAACTATCGCCGGCTGAGCATGCTGGTGGGGCTGCTGCCTTTCATCGAACAACAGCCGTTGTGGGACACGATCAGCAACCCCGTTAGCGTGCAGTTCAACGGAAACGCCGCCCCCAACGGGGCGTATCCCGCGATGGGGCCGACCCCTTGGCGTGGCCAGTACACACCGTGGCGTACGTTGATTTCGTCGTTCAATTGCCCCAGCGATTCGGGCCCCGCAGTGACCTACGGCACGACCAACTATGGTGCGTGTTTGGGTGACGTCGCCGGCGGCTTGGGCTGGGCGAACCCGCCCAAGGAAGTCAAGCGAGGCATGTTCCTTAGTGCAACCGTCACCCGATTCCGTGACGTGGTTGACGGAACGGCCAACACGATTGCCGTTGCCGAGATCACCAACAGCCTGGGCGACCGCGGCGTCAGCGGCGGCGGTGCCTATGACATCGGTGGCGACGTGCGTCTGAATCCGCAAGAGTGTGCGGACCAAATCGATCCGCTGCGTCCCAAGTTCTTCGCACCCGGCGTCATGCTGTTCGGCTACAGCGGAAGCCTTGGCAAGTGGGGCGATGCCGGCCGCGGTAACAAATGGATGGACGGCGGCGGTAACACCTGTAGCGTCAACACCATCCTGCCGCCCAACAGCCCGTCCTGTTCACGTGACGGAAACGATGCCGGTGACGGGATCTGGACCGCCGGCAGTTATCACCCCGGTGGATGCCATGTCGTGATGGGAGACGGTTCGGTCCACTTCGTCAGCGAAGCGATCGACGCCGGTGACTCGACCGTCGCCACGGTTGGCCCGCCCGGATGGAACGGTTCGCCGGCCGGTAGCCCCAGCCCCTACGGCGTCTGGGGTGGTCTTGGCACGCGAAACGGTCGCGAGCAAGTCAGCATCGACGACCTGTAA
- a CDS encoding DUF1559 domain-containing protein, translated as MRSQRSGFTLVELLVVIAIIGVLVGLLLPAVQSAREAARRMSCSNNAKQMGLALHNYHSAFKQFPAQRAGTTGSKGYTGAINADNNASNKCRLSMFVGLLPFIEQQPLWDQISNPVAVQYNGNAAPNGAYPAMGPVPWTGQYTPWRTVVSSLQCPSDSGPPVTTGTINYAACVGDVVDQLGSRNPAKETIRGLFMVAKHRRFRDVVDGTANTIALGEITNSLGDRGVSGGGAYDVGFNVRLEPNNCAGLIDPLRPKFYHPDAQLLGYNAPLGKWAGAGRGNRWADGGGNLSSFNTILPPNSPSCSADGGDAGAGIWSAGSYHPGGCHVVMGDGSVHFVSEAIDGGDDTVPTVTRPNQNGSPAGIASPYGVWGGLGTTNGREQVSIDDI; from the coding sequence ATGCGTAGTCAACGTTCGGGCTTCACGCTCGTGGAGCTGTTGGTCGTCATCGCGATCATCGGCGTCTTGGTGGGATTGCTTTTGCCGGCAGTGCAGTCGGCACGTGAAGCGGCCCGCCGCATGTCGTGCAGCAACAACGCCAAACAAATGGGTTTGGCACTGCACAATTACCACAGTGCATTCAAACAATTCCCCGCCCAACGCGCCGGCACGACCGGGTCGAAGGGCTACACCGGCGCGATCAATGCGGACAACAACGCCAGCAACAAATGCCGGCTGAGCATGTTCGTCGGGCTGTTGCCGTTCATTGAACAGCAGCCGCTTTGGGATCAAATCAGCAATCCTGTGGCCGTTCAGTACAACGGCAACGCGGCCCCCAACGGTGCATACCCGGCGATGGGGCCGGTGCCGTGGACCGGCCAGTACACGCCGTGGCGGACGGTCGTTTCGTCGCTGCAGTGCCCCAGCGATAGTGGTCCGCCGGTGACGACGGGCACGATCAACTATGCGGCTTGCGTCGGTGACGTGGTCGACCAGTTGGGATCGCGAAACCCGGCCAAAGAAACGATCCGTGGTTTGTTCATGGTCGCGAAGCATCGTCGATTCCGTGACGTCGTCGACGGTACCGCCAACACGATTGCGCTGGGTGAAATCACCAACAGCCTGGGCGATCGCGGTGTCAGCGGCGGTGGTGCCTATGACGTCGGATTCAACGTGCGGCTCGAGCCGAACAATTGTGCCGGTCTGATCGATCCGTTGCGTCCGAAGTTCTATCATCCCGATGCACAGCTGCTGGGCTACAACGCGCCGTTGGGCAAGTGGGCTGGTGCCGGCCGTGGAAATCGCTGGGCCGACGGCGGCGGGAACCTGTCGAGTTTCAATACGATCTTGCCGCCCAACAGCCCCAGTTGCTCCGCCGATGGTGGCGACGCGGGGGCCGGGATTTGGTCCGCCGGCAGCTATCACCCAGGCGGCTGCCACGTGGTGATGGGCGATGGTTCCGTGCACTTCGTCAGCGAAGCGATCGACGGCGGCGACGACACGGTCCCAACCGTCACCCGTCCGAACCAAAACGGTTCACCGGCCGGTATCGCCAGCCCCTATGGCGTTTGGGGTGGCTTGGGAACGACCAACGGTCGCGAACAAGTCAGCATCGACGACATTTAA
- a CDS encoding DUF1559 domain-containing protein, with protein sequence MRQQRAGFTLVELLVVIAIIGVLVGLLLPAVQSAREAARRMSCSNNAKQIGLALHNYHSAFKQFPAHRAGTTGKKGYLANWTEMSAYSTDTHNYRRLSMLVGLLPFIEQQPLWDTISNPVTVQFNGNVAPNGAYPAMGPTPYRSQYTPWRTLISAFNCPSDSGPPVTYGTTNYGACIGDTVLAQAWANPPKEVKRGVFTGATVTRFRDVVDGTANTIAIAELTNSLGDRGVGGGGAYDIGGDINLNPQECLDTRDPQRPKFYAPGVLLFGYSGNLGKWGDAGRGNKWADGGGNTCSVTTILPPNSPSCAHRSNDADDGIWSAGSYHPGGCHVVMADGSVHFVSEAIDAGDPSIPAVGQPSWGGSVAGSPSPYGIWGGLGTINGREQVSIDDI encoded by the coding sequence ATGCGTCAACAACGTGCGGGCTTCACGCTCGTCGAACTCTTGGTCGTGATCGCCATCATCGGTGTCCTGGTCGGTCTGCTTCTTCCCGCGGTTCAGTCGGCGCGTGAAGCCGCTCGCCGTATGTCGTGCAGCAACAATGCCAAGCAAATCGGCCTGGCCCTGCACAACTATCACAGTGCTTTCAAGCAATTCCCCGCTCACCGCGCGGGAACCACGGGTAAGAAAGGCTACCTGGCCAATTGGACGGAAATGAGTGCGTACAGCACTGACACGCACAACTATCGCCGGCTGAGCATGCTGGTCGGATTGTTGCCGTTCATCGAACAGCAGCCTTTGTGGGACACCATCAGCAATCCCGTCACCGTCCAATTCAACGGCAATGTAGCGCCCAACGGTGCCTATCCCGCGATGGGACCGACCCCGTATCGGTCCCAATACACGCCGTGGCGGACGCTGATTTCGGCGTTCAATTGCCCCAGCGACTCGGGACCTCCGGTCACCTACGGCACGACCAACTACGGTGCCTGCATCGGTGACACCGTTCTGGCACAGGCATGGGCCAACCCGCCCAAGGAAGTCAAGCGTGGCGTGTTCACCGGCGCGACGGTGACCCGTTTCCGCGACGTCGTCGACGGAACGGCCAACACGATCGCGATCGCCGAATTGACCAACAGCCTGGGCGACCGCGGCGTTGGCGGCGGTGGTGCCTACGACATCGGTGGCGACATCAACCTGAACCCGCAAGAGTGCTTGGACACTCGCGACCCGCAACGGCCGAAGTTCTACGCACCCGGCGTGCTGCTATTCGGCTACAGCGGCAACTTGGGCAAATGGGGCGATGCCGGACGAGGCAACAAGTGGGCCGATGGCGGTGGCAACACCTGTTCGGTGACTACGATTCTGCCTCCCAACAGCCCCTCGTGTGCGCACCGCAGCAATGACGCCGATGACGGCATCTGGAGCGCCGGCAGTTACCACCCCGGCGGCTGCCACGTAGTGATGGCGGACGGTTCGGTCCACTTTGTCAGCGAAGCGATTGACGCGGGTGATCCGTCGATCCCGGCCGTCGGACAACCCAGCTGGGGCGGTTCGGTCGCCGGCAGCCCGAGCCCCTACGGCATCTGGGGCGGACTGGGCACGATCAATGGTCGAGAGCAAGTCAGCATTGACGACATTTAA
- a CDS encoding DUF1559 domain-containing protein: MRQKRAGFTLVELLVVIAIIGVLVGLLLPAVQSAREAARRMSCSNNAKQIGLALHNYHSAFKQFPTHRAGTTGRKGYNVSWNDMVAADDGNRNMHNFNRLSFLVGLLPFVEQQPLWDQISNPVSVQFNGNAAPNGAYPAMGPTPWKNQYTPWRTMIAAFNCPSDSGPPVTYGTTNYGACLGDVARGLGWANPPKEIKRGAFLSATVRRFRDFVDGTANTIAVGEITNSLGDRGVSGGGAYDIGGDVSLSPQECLDTIDPLRPKFFAPGVMLFGYSGNLGKWGDAGRGNKWMDGGGNTCSMATILAPNSPSCSRDGNDAGDGIWSAGSYHPGGVHVVMGDGSVHFVSEAIDAGDPTIPTVTSPNHGGSPAGIASPYGVWGALGTVNGREQASIDDI; this comes from the coding sequence ATGCGTCAAAAACGTGCGGGCTTTACGCTCGTGGAGCTGCTGGTCGTGATCGCGATCATCGGCGTCCTTGTCGGACTTCTTCTTCCCGCGGTTCAGTCGGCTCGTGAAGCCGCCCGCCGCATGTCGTGCAGCAACAACGCCAAGCAAATTGGTTTGGCCCTGCACAACTACCACAGTGCTTTCAAGCAGTTCCCCACACACCGTGCCGGCACGACCGGTCGCAAAGGCTACAACGTTAGCTGGAACGACATGGTGGCCGCCGACGACGGCAACCGGAACATGCACAACTTCAACCGTCTGAGTTTCCTGGTCGGCCTGTTGCCATTTGTCGAACAACAGCCGTTGTGGGACCAGATCAGCAACCCGGTCAGCGTCCAGTTCAACGGCAATGCGGCGCCTAACGGTGCGTATCCCGCGATGGGCCCGACGCCTTGGAAAAACCAGTACACGCCGTGGCGTACGATGATCGCGGCGTTCAATTGTCCCAGCGATTCGGGACCGCCGGTGACCTACGGCACGACCAACTATGGTGCATGCTTGGGTGACGTCGCGCGTGGCTTGGGCTGGGCCAATCCGCCCAAGGAAATCAAGCGTGGTGCTTTCTTGTCGGCGACCGTTCGTCGTTTCCGCGACTTCGTCGACGGGACCGCCAACACGATCGCGGTCGGCGAAATCACCAACAGCCTGGGTGACCGAGGCGTCAGCGGTGGCGGTGCTTATGACATCGGCGGCGACGTCAGCTTGAGCCCGCAAGAATGCTTGGACACGATCGATCCGCTGCGTCCGAAGTTCTTCGCACCCGGCGTCATGCTGTTTGGTTACAGCGGCAACCTCGGCAAGTGGGGCGATGCGGGCCGCGGAAACAAGTGGATGGACGGCGGCGGGAACACCTGTAGCATGGCCACCATCTTGGCCCCCAACAGCCCGTCCTGTTCACGTGACGGTAACGACGCCGGCGACGGAATCTGGTCCGCCGGCAGCTATCACCCGGGCGGCGTTCACGTCGTGATGGGTGACGGTTCGGTCCACTTTGTCAGTGAAGCGATCGACGCGGGTGACCCGACCATTCCCACGGTCACCTCGCCGAACCACGGCGGTTCGCCAGCCGGTATCGCCAGCCCGTACGGTGTCTGGGGTGCATTGGGAACCGTCAACGGTCGCGAACAAGCCAGCATCGACGACATCTAA
- a CDS encoding DUF1559 domain-containing protein: protein MQQKRHGFTLVELLVVIAIIGVLVGLLLPAVQSAREAARRMACSNNAKQVGLALHNYHSAFKQFPAHRAGTTGVKGYDATWNQMTSADDGAGGGRNFHNFRRLSMLIGLLPFIEQQPLWDTISNPLSTQYNGNAAPGGAYPAMGPTPWKNQYTPWRTLVGTFQCPSDSGPPVTYGTTNYAACVGDVVRGLGSRIPPSSIQRGIFMSASARRFRDIVDGTANTIAVGEITNSLGDRGISGGGAYEDSGPAFGDINITPQNCADQVDPLRPKFFKPGVLLFGYTGNLGKWGAEGRGGKYMDGATNQTSMNTILPPNSPSCSYNNQDNADGIWSAGSYHPGGCHVVMGDGSVHFISEAVDAGDATFSAVGQPGWNGSPAGAASPYGVWGGLGTTNGREQVSIDDL from the coding sequence ATGCAACAAAAACGCCATGGATTCACCCTGGTGGAGCTGTTGGTCGTGATCGCGATCATTGGCGTGTTGGTCGGTCTGCTTTTGCCCGCCGTTCAATCGGCGCGCGAAGCGGCGCGACGGATGGCATGCAGCAACAATGCCAAGCAAGTCGGCTTGGCACTGCACAACTATCACAGCGCGTTCAAACAGTTCCCCGCTCACCGAGCCGGCACGACCGGCGTCAAAGGATACGACGCCACGTGGAATCAAATGACGTCGGCCGATGACGGGGCCGGCGGCGGACGCAACTTCCACAACTTTCGTCGGCTCAGCATGCTGATCGGATTGTTGCCGTTTATCGAACAGCAGCCTTTGTGGGACACGATCAGCAACCCGTTGTCCACCCAGTACAACGGCAATGCCGCGCCCGGCGGTGCTTATCCCGCGATGGGGCCGACGCCTTGGAAGAACCAGTACACGCCATGGCGGACCCTGGTGGGAACGTTCCAGTGTCCCAGTGATTCGGGGCCGCCGGTGACTTACGGCACGACGAACTATGCCGCCTGTGTCGGCGATGTCGTTCGAGGTCTTGGTTCGCGAATCCCGCCGTCGTCGATCCAGCGTGGGATTTTCATGTCCGCTTCGGCGCGTCGTTTCCGTGACATCGTTGACGGCACGGCGAACACGATCGCGGTCGGCGAAATCACCAACAGCCTGGGCGACCGTGGCATCAGCGGCGGTGGCGCCTATGAGGACAGTGGACCGGCGTTTGGTGACATCAACATCACGCCCCAGAATTGTGCCGACCAAGTTGATCCGCTGCGTCCGAAGTTTTTCAAGCCCGGCGTATTGCTGTTCGGCTACACGGGCAATCTTGGGAAATGGGGTGCCGAAGGCCGCGGGGGCAAGTACATGGATGGTGCGACCAACCAAACGTCGATGAACACCATCCTGCCGCCCAACAGTCCGTCGTGTTCCTACAACAACCAGGACAATGCCGACGGGATCTGGAGCGCCGGCAGTTATCACCCCGGCGGATGTCACGTGGTGATGGGGGACGGTTCGGTCCACTTCATTAGCGAAGCGGTGGATGCCGGGGACGCGACGTTCAGCGCGGTCGGCCAACCGGGATGGAACGGTTCACCGGCCGGGGCCGCCAGTCCCTACGGCGTCTGGGGCGGTTTGGGGACCACCAACGGTCGCGAACAAGTCAGCATTGACGACCTGTAA